In a genomic window of Piliocolobus tephrosceles isolate RC106 chromosome 1, ASM277652v3, whole genome shotgun sequence:
- the SMCP gene encoding sperm mitochondrial-associated cysteine-rich protein, giving the protein MCDQPKHSQCCPAKDNQCCPSKHNQCCQPKGNQCCPPKQNQCCQPKGNQCCPPKHNHCCQPKPPCCIKARCCGLETKPECSPLNMESEPNSPQTEDKGSQTQQQPYSPQNKSRPSKREQK; this is encoded by the coding sequence ATGTGTGACCAGCCAAAACACAGTCAATGCTGCCCAGCAAAAGACAATCAATGCTGCCCGTCAAAACACAACCAGTGCTGCCAGCCAAAAGGCAATCAATGCTGCCCACCAAAACAGAACCAGTGCTGCCAGCCAAAAGGCAATCAATGCTGCCCGCCAAAACACAATCACTGCTGCCAGCCAAAACCCCCTTGCTGCAttaaggccaggtgctgtggtttgGAGACCAAGCCCGAATGCTCACCGCTTAATATGGAGTCTGAGCCCAACTCACCACAAACTGAGGACAAGGGCTCTCAAACCCAGCAGCAGCCCTATAGCCCACAAAATAAGTCCAGGCCAAGCAAACGGGAGCAGAAGTGA